A genome region from Ralstonia solanacearum K60 includes the following:
- the hemB gene encoding porphobilinogen synthase, with protein sequence MIASFPDHRPRRMRRDDFSRRMMRESRLSADDLIYPVFILEGTNVRQAVPSMPGVERVSVDVLLGVAEQCVQLGIPVLALFPVIEPNLKTPDGIEATNANGLIPRAVKALKARFPELGILTDVALDPYTSHGQDGVLDDTGYVLNEETVDILTRQALMQAEAGVDIVAPSDMMDGRIGTIRLALENEDHIYTRIMAYAAKYASAFYGPFRDAVGSAANLGKSNKMTYQMDPANSDEALREVALDIAEGADMVMVKPGMPYLDIVRRVKDEFRFPTYVYQVSGEYAMLKAAAQNGWLDHDKVMLESLLAFKRAGANGILTYFALDAARLLRD encoded by the coding sequence ATGATCGCAAGCTTCCCCGACCACCGCCCGCGTCGCATGCGCCGCGACGACTTCTCCCGCCGGATGATGCGCGAGTCGCGCCTGTCGGCCGACGACCTGATCTATCCGGTCTTCATCCTGGAAGGCACCAACGTGCGACAGGCCGTACCGTCGATGCCCGGTGTCGAGCGCGTCTCCGTCGATGTGCTGCTGGGCGTGGCCGAGCAATGCGTGCAGCTCGGGATTCCGGTGCTGGCGCTCTTCCCCGTCATCGAGCCGAACCTGAAGACGCCGGATGGCATCGAAGCCACCAATGCCAACGGGCTGATCCCCCGCGCGGTCAAGGCGCTCAAGGCACGCTTCCCGGAGCTCGGCATTCTCACCGACGTGGCGCTCGATCCGTACACCAGCCACGGCCAGGACGGCGTGCTCGATGACACCGGCTACGTGCTCAACGAAGAAACGGTCGACATCCTGACGCGCCAGGCACTGATGCAGGCCGAAGCCGGCGTAGACATCGTCGCCCCGTCGGACATGATGGACGGCCGCATCGGTACGATCCGCCTGGCGCTGGAGAACGAGGATCACATCTACACGCGCATCATGGCCTACGCGGCCAAATATGCGTCGGCGTTCTACGGCCCGTTCCGCGACGCGGTGGGTTCGGCGGCCAACCTGGGAAAGAGCAACAAGATGACCTACCAGATGGACCCAGCCAACTCCGACGAGGCGCTGCGCGAAGTGGCGCTGGACATCGCCGAGGGCGCCGACATGGTGATGGTCAAGCCGGGCATGCCATACCTCGACATCGTGCGCCGCGTGAAGGACGAGTTCCGCTTCCCGACCTACGTCTACCAGGTCAGCGGCGAATACGCGATGCTCAAGGCCGCCGCCCAGAACGGCTGGCTGGACCACGACAAAGTCATGCTGGAATCGCTGCTGGCGTTCAAGCGGGCCGGCGCCAACGGCATCCTGACCTACTTCGCACTGGACGCCGCGCGCCTGCTGCGCGACTGA